A genome region from Dolichospermum compactum NIES-806 includes the following:
- a CDS encoding PAP/fibrillin family protein: MVVDTEKSTAAKTALRQALAACGGNTKDKTVIAAIENLQSLNPTIAPTHSGSLMDSEWLLISAPNFPQGEQLADGRYSYTLGRLAFNMFQPTKLKVVIDRVFQPVFLLGNGEQRTHDIVVEFTTIDESAPQLSGIICNQGICQPVSDTVLQVQFTGGILKPQSTTKMDDWKAVFGEQGKSKKTNWQDSLMSGFLKLMFGLVPPQTMNPETGEVSFVMNRSPKGRLEILYLGQ; this comes from the coding sequence ATGGTAGTAGATACGGAAAAAAGTACAGCAGCTAAAACAGCTTTACGTCAGGCATTAGCTGCTTGTGGTGGTAATACTAAGGACAAAACTGTAATTGCGGCGATTGAAAATCTCCAATCTCTCAATCCGACGATAGCACCAACCCACAGTGGTAGTTTAATGGATAGTGAATGGTTGTTAATCAGTGCGCCAAATTTTCCTCAAGGTGAGCAACTTGCAGATGGCAGATATTCCTATACCTTGGGTCGTTTGGCTTTTAATATGTTTCAACCGACAAAACTAAAAGTGGTGATTGACCGCGTTTTTCAACCTGTATTTTTGTTAGGAAATGGAGAGCAGCGAACTCATGACATTGTTGTGGAATTTACAACTATTGATGAATCTGCTCCTCAACTGTCTGGGATTATTTGTAACCAAGGAATTTGTCAGCCAGTAAGTGATACGGTGCTGCAAGTGCAATTTACGGGAGGAATTTTAAAACCGCAATCTACAACGAAAATGGACGATTGGAAGGCTGTTTTTGGTGAGCAAGGTAAGTCTAAAAAAACAAATTGGCAAGATAGTTTGATGTCCGGTTTTTTGAAGTTGATGTTTGGTCTAGTTCCTCCACAAACTATGAATCCAGAAACTGGAGAAGTTTCTTTTGTTATGAATCGTTCTCCCAAAGGACGTTTAGAAATCCTTTATTTAGGTCAATAA
- a CDS encoding photosystem reaction center subunit H, which yields MLNVVRRSQIIGSIAIDSSTSARFAELEEVWLDDSGRIAYFSGEEAYLPVQGIAGIGMGAVSIYYHPVQDIPDNLHCLDQITVESALGETQDWVEDFLFDWQTGEIAAYIVAGEIAVPFGGRAVLYPEDIEKISTNKLIIREDVQDQLQGESEGLQGFLSEKSQQVQHLVHIIGVGVACRRHRLHHLITPNDKPEVVRVKIKEVSDEVAASTDHPHHALEEATEFLQEQWHSLQESISRASKRTKSALDAAWQQITK from the coding sequence ATGCTCAATGTTGTGCGTCGTAGTCAAATTATCGGTTCAATAGCCATAGATAGCTCGACATCTGCTCGCTTTGCTGAGTTAGAAGAAGTCTGGCTCGATGATTCCGGGCGTATTGCCTATTTTTCCGGCGAGGAAGCTTATTTACCAGTACAGGGAATTGCTGGGATAGGCATGGGTGCGGTGTCAATTTATTATCATCCAGTGCAAGACATTCCAGACAATCTTCACTGCTTGGATCAAATTACGGTTGAATCTGCGCTGGGTGAAACTCAAGATTGGGTGGAAGATTTTTTATTTGATTGGCAAACTGGAGAAATCGCTGCTTATATTGTGGCTGGAGAAATTGCAGTTCCTTTTGGTGGACGCGCAGTCCTGTATCCCGAAGATATCGAGAAAATTAGCACCAATAAACTAATTATCCGCGAAGATGTTCAAGACCAACTTCAAGGAGAATCAGAAGGATTACAGGGTTTTTTGAGTGAGAAATCTCAACAAGTACAACATCTGGTACATATTATAGGCGTTGGCGTAGCCTGCCGAAGGCATCGCTTACATCATCTTATTACCCCCAACGATAAACCCGAAGTTGTCCGCGTCAAAATTAAAGAAGTTAGCGACGAAGTGGCAGCTTCTACTGATCATCCACATCATGCCTTAGAAGAGGCTACGGAGTTTTTGCAAGAACAATGGCATAGTTTGCAAGAGAGTATTTCCCGTGCCAGCAAGCGCACAAAATCGGCTCTAGATGCAGCTTGGCAGCAAATCACTAAATAA
- a CDS encoding Txe/YoeB family addiction module toxin, with protein MSSKKKKPDTHNEEKELSGYFPVFSPDFKADLAWWYNHDRKKGDKILDLVADILDGQPFTGLGKPEPLKYIAPDTWSRRIDLEHRLVYKVTQNKVYFLQARYHYESD; from the coding sequence TTGAGTAGTAAGAAAAAAAAGCCAGATACTCATAATGAAGAAAAAGAATTATCTGGTTATTTTCCTGTTTTCAGTCCTGATTTTAAAGCAGATTTGGCTTGGTGGTATAATCATGATAGAAAAAAAGGGGATAAGATATTGGATTTAGTAGCGGATATTCTTGACGGTCAACCGTTTACAGGCTTAGGTAAACCTGAACCTCTTAAATATATTGCTCCTGATACTTGGTCACGACGCATTGATTTAGAACATCGTTTGGTTTATAAAGTAACACAAAATAAAGTTTATTTTTTACAAGCTCGTTATCATTATGAATCAGATTAA
- a CDS encoding aromatic ring-hydroxylating dioxygenase subunit alpha — MSNSMIQSEASPQVVISPTITTESLSAGGLDPERFDWQEAWYPVHYVKDLDKSLPTRFTLLERDIVLWWDNNQQMWRAFLDQCPHRLAPLSEGRINEDGLLECPYHGWAFSGTGNCSIIPQQIEGGKAEVSQRACVTSFPTTVWQGLLFVYPGSAENAAKTKVPIVDILDEDPDGWICLNTFRDIPYDALTLMENVLDSSHIPYTHHRTVGNRANVSPVELEVVESGKWGFKGVWEEGPRKGTLGKQYTTFIAPGLMWHDLTSKQFGRTLTVVYATPIRKGECRLFAIFPFKFSSKIPGLFLKLTPRWYSHIGQNSILEDDQIFLHHQERYLEKSGGSGNFTKAFYLPTKADLFVFQLRSWVNQYSVDPFPGKTLSPSLSKEDLLDRYHSHTEKCASCRTALANLQRLRVGVAVVTVLVWALLPLLMFIYGQTDIFTISFLTLLVISGAGIWFGLGRLERRFYQGRLIPLRNLPDKK; from the coding sequence ATGTCCAATAGCATGATCCAGTCAGAGGCATCTCCTCAAGTAGTCATATCTCCAACCATAACAACAGAATCACTAAGCGCAGGTGGACTTGACCCAGAACGCTTTGATTGGCAAGAGGCTTGGTATCCTGTCCATTATGTAAAAGATTTAGATAAATCCCTGCCGACTCGCTTCACTTTACTAGAACGCGATATTGTTTTGTGGTGGGATAATAATCAGCAGATGTGGCGAGCATTTTTAGACCAATGCCCTCATCGGTTAGCGCCACTATCGGAAGGAAGAATTAATGAGGATGGATTGTTAGAATGTCCTTATCATGGCTGGGCTTTTTCAGGAACAGGAAACTGTTCAATTATTCCCCAACAAATTGAAGGAGGAAAAGCAGAAGTTTCTCAACGTGCCTGTGTAACTTCATTCCCGACCACAGTTTGGCAAGGACTCTTATTTGTTTATCCTGGTTCTGCGGAAAATGCAGCTAAAACCAAAGTTCCCATTGTTGACATTTTAGACGAAGACCCGGACGGCTGGATTTGTCTCAATACTTTTCGAGATATCCCCTATGATGCCTTGACGTTGATGGAAAACGTCCTTGATTCCAGTCATATTCCTTACACCCATCACCGTACTGTAGGCAACCGAGCGAATGTATCGCCTGTGGAATTGGAAGTTGTAGAATCTGGAAAATGGGGATTTAAAGGAGTTTGGGAAGAAGGACCCCGTAAAGGTACTTTAGGAAAACAATATACTACTTTTATTGCTCCTGGTTTAATGTGGCATGATCTGACCTCTAAGCAGTTTGGTAGGACTTTAACGGTGGTTTATGCCACTCCTATTCGCAAGGGAGAATGTCGGTTATTTGCGATTTTTCCGTTCAAGTTCTCTTCCAAAATACCAGGACTGTTTTTGAAGTTGACTCCGCGCTGGTATTCGCATATTGGACAAAATAGCATTTTAGAAGATGACCAAATTTTCTTACATCATCAAGAACGGTATCTAGAAAAAAGTGGTGGTAGTGGTAATTTTACTAAGGCGTTTTATTTGCCAACTAAGGCAGATTTGTTTGTCTTTCAGTTGCGTTCATGGGTGAATCAATATAGTGTTGATCCGTTTCCTGGTAAAACTCTATCACCGTCATTATCGAAGGAAGATTTATTAGATAGATACCATTCTCACACAGAAAAATGTGCTAGTTGCCGGACTGCGCTGGCTAATCTGCAACGGTTACGGGTGGGAGTAGCTGTGGTGACAGTGTTGGTTTGGGCGTTGCTTCCCTTGCTGATGTTTATTTATGGTCAAACGGATATTTTCACTATTAGTTTTCTCACTCTGCTTGTAATCAGTGGTGCTGGGATTTGGTTTGGTTTAGGTAGGTTAGAACGACGGTTTTATCAAGGACGGTTGATTCCACTGAGAAATCTGCCTGATAAAAAATAG
- a CDS encoding IS1634 family transposase, which translates to MKLKPQEIEIQNIDHLGIVAGIIDSIGIVEIINELIGVEKDEKVNASQVVKAMIINGLGFVSKPLYMFPKYFETIACEHLIGTGVKPEYLNDDKLGRVMDKLFIKGLDTIFFIIAVKAAQKFGVSLSTSHLDSSSMHVHGQYNTSLPEVIFESQKVENSPELKELEVKSPKEITITYGYSRDHRPDLKQFIIEMICSGDGDIPIFLKLASGNQADSSCFGQIAVEYQQQLEVNSLIVADCALYTESNLKMMSDLRWLCRVPLSIKAAKSLISTIPESEFIDSTIPGYKLASKTENYAGIEQRWLVVQSQERRESDLRKLRQKITKAESKAVKDLKKLSQERFACEADAIKALSKLSKQFKYHQINEILVTQIKFKTKDSSEEISYQISATVSENESKINTELLSAGRFIIATNVLDSNELSNDSMLSEYKAQQSCERGFGFLKDPLFFADSIFLKSPERIESLGMIMGLCLLVYTLAQRHIRNALLESKSTIKNQLGKATNRPTLRWIFQCFQCINLVTLNQEKYISNWNKDRDFILSLLPNDCLRYYQLVT; encoded by the coding sequence GTGAAATTAAAACCTCAAGAAATAGAAATTCAGAACATAGACCATCTAGGGATAGTAGCAGGAATCATAGATTCAATCGGAATAGTAGAAATAATAAATGAATTAATAGGAGTCGAAAAAGACGAAAAAGTAAATGCAAGTCAAGTAGTAAAAGCCATGATAATAAACGGGTTAGGATTTGTCTCCAAACCGTTATATATGTTTCCTAAATATTTTGAAACAATCGCTTGTGAACATCTAATAGGAACAGGAGTAAAACCAGAATATCTCAACGACGATAAACTGGGGAGAGTCATGGATAAACTGTTTATAAAAGGCTTAGATACAATCTTTTTTATCATCGCAGTAAAAGCAGCCCAAAAATTTGGAGTATCACTATCAACATCACATCTAGACTCATCATCAATGCACGTGCATGGGCAATATAATACCAGCTTACCAGAAGTAATATTTGAAAGTCAAAAGGTAGAAAATAGTCCAGAATTAAAAGAATTAGAAGTAAAATCACCCAAAGAAATAACCATCACCTACGGTTATTCCCGTGACCACAGACCAGACTTAAAACAGTTCATTATAGAAATGATATGTTCAGGGGATGGAGACATCCCAATATTTTTAAAACTAGCATCGGGAAACCAAGCTGACTCATCATGTTTTGGTCAAATAGCAGTTGAGTATCAGCAACAATTAGAAGTTAACAGTCTCATCGTAGCAGACTGCGCCTTATATACAGAATCAAACCTGAAAATGATGTCAGATTTACGCTGGTTATGTCGAGTACCATTAAGTATCAAAGCAGCAAAATCATTAATCTCAACAATACCAGAATCAGAATTTATTGATAGTACAATACCAGGATATAAATTAGCATCAAAAACCGAAAATTATGCAGGGATAGAACAAAGATGGTTAGTAGTGCAAAGTCAAGAAAGAAGAGAATCAGACCTGCGTAAGCTCAGACAAAAAATTACCAAAGCAGAATCAAAAGCTGTGAAAGATTTGAAAAAGTTATCACAAGAGAGATTTGCTTGTGAGGCTGATGCTATCAAGGCATTATCAAAATTATCAAAACAATTCAAATATCATCAAATTAACGAAATTTTGGTTACTCAAATCAAATTTAAGACAAAAGATTCTTCAGAAGAAATATCTTACCAAATATCAGCTACAGTTTCCGAAAATGAAAGTAAAATTAATACAGAATTGCTGAGTGCAGGACGTTTTATTATTGCTACGAATGTTTTAGATTCAAATGAACTTAGCAATGATTCCATGCTGAGTGAATATAAAGCTCAACAGTCTTGTGAGCGGGGGTTCGGTTTTCTTAAAGACCCATTATTTTTTGCAGACAGTATTTTTCTCAAAAGTCCTGAGAGAATAGAGTCTCTGGGAATGATTATGGGTTTATGTCTACTGGTTTATACTTTGGCTCAACGGCACATTAGAAATGCTCTTTTGGAGTCTAAATCAACAATTAAAAATCAATTAGGCAAAGCAACTAATCGTCCTACTTTACGCTGGATTTTTCAATGCTTTCAGTGTATTAATTTGGTTACACTCAATCAGGAGAAATATATTTCTAATTGGAATAAGGACAGAGATTTTATCTTGAGTCTTCTACCAAATGATTGTTTACGTTACTATCAATTAGTCACCTAA
- a CDS encoding type IV secretory system conjugative DNA transfer family protein encodes MRLHAPLAARYGYKVLVFALVFAPGEAFSGVINPLDYMRDARDGVMAGEIGQVINRNAASGGKSDEFFAKAGDLLAKALLQLVKGSPYPDMAMLYAVLRLPKLVQRLDHAVQSKRLDEWVATSFIQFLSAKDAEKTISGILTTAAGTFSSFIQADLLRAFIGQSDIPTQLSGREMVVFKLDDERRSVVGPLLAAAMHLMIVGNLSRPRKDPLIISLDELPSIKLDRLPQWINEYRSNGACFILGIQSLEQLYDIYGDKMGSAIASACSTHVLFNPGNYKTAEDYSKRYGEKEVLIKNRTTGRTLGGQMSRSISWSENLQKMPVISADEILKFPQGKCVITSPGYSSGGQASIPYPLIIPVSKTDEKRAKESEGLWDKQVRLALESQVTIPDIKMLTQALYDRIEEAGRMLPLPEEDVATVQEQEEQGSGNHQETDVLENFTTRVYQTPGLQG; translated from the coding sequence ATGCGACTCCACGCTCCTCTAGCAGCACGTTATGGCTATAAAGTCCTAGTCTTTGCCCTAGTCTTTGCCCCCGGTGAAGCTTTTAGCGGTGTCATCAATCCCTTGGATTATATGCGTGATGCACGGGATGGGGTCATGGCTGGGGAAATTGGTCAAGTGATTAACCGCAATGCTGCCAGTGGGGGTAAGAGTGACGAATTCTTTGCTAAAGCTGGGGATTTGTTAGCAAAAGCACTATTGCAGTTAGTCAAGGGTTCACCTTACCCAGATATGGCGATGTTGTATGCGGTGTTGCGGTTGCCAAAATTGGTACAACGTCTTGATCATGCGGTCCAGTCCAAACGCTTAGATGAATGGGTTGCCACTTCATTTATTCAATTTTTGAGTGCTAAGGACGCAGAAAAGACTATTTCCGGGATTTTGACGACAGCGGCAGGGACTTTCTCATCTTTTATTCAAGCTGATTTGTTACGGGCATTCATCGGTCAATCGGATATTCCCACTCAGCTATCAGGTAGAGAAATGGTGGTCTTCAAGCTAGATGATGAACGTCGCAGTGTGGTTGGTCCTTTACTGGCAGCAGCAATGCACTTGATGATTGTCGGTAATTTGAGCCGCCCCCGTAAAGACCCGTTGATTATTTCTTTGGATGAATTACCATCAATTAAGTTGGATAGACTACCACAGTGGATTAATGAATATCGTTCTAATGGTGCTTGTTTTATCTTAGGTATTCAAAGTCTAGAGCAGCTTTACGATATTTATGGCGATAAAATGGGGAGTGCGATCGCATCAGCTTGCAGTACCCATGTGTTATTCAATCCTGGTAATTACAAAACGGCGGAAGATTACTCAAAGCGTTACGGTGAAAAGGAAGTGCTGATTAAAAATCGGACCACAGGGCGAACTCTGGGTGGACAAATGAGCCGTTCAATTAGCTGGAGTGAGAATTTACAAAAGATGCCTGTGATTAGTGCTGATGAAATTCTTAAATTTCCCCAAGGTAAATGTGTAATTACCAGTCCCGGTTACAGTTCAGGGGGACAAGCATCTATTCCTTATCCTTTAATTATTCCTGTGTCGAAAACCGATGAAAAACGAGCTAAGGAAAGTGAGGGTCTTTGGGACAAACAAGTTAGATTGGCTTTAGAAAGTCAGGTGACAATTCCTGATATTAAAATGCTCACACAGGCATTGTATGACCGCATTGAGGAAGCAGGAAGGATGTTGCCATTACCAGAGGAAGATGTGGCCACAGTCCAAGAACAGGAGGAACAGGGGTCTGGTAATCATCAAGAAACTGATGTTTTAGAGAATTTTACAACACGAGTTTATCAAACTCCAGGATTGCAAGGTTGA
- a CDS encoding proline racemase family protein, with translation MTRFEQIISAIDTHTAGEPTRIIMSGLPPIPGSTMAAKKHYMKQHLDHIRTLLMQEPRGHKDMFGAIITPPTTNRGQYGVIFMDNAGYVDMCGSGIIGITTALIEMGMIPKTEPETMIIFDTPAGLVESHARVEENQVYEVSVANVSSFLYAKDIELTLPDLGKITIDVSFGGNFFAIIQAKALGVSLQPDNISKLLQLGMMVKRAVNDQLKVQHPIEQHINTVEITAIYEQPEPFRPYSKNVVIFGNGQMDRSPCGTGTSAIMATLYGRGKLQLGVEFTSESIIGSNFKGKVIKEVQVGEFAAVDPIVTGEAFITGIQQFVVDPNDAMKYGFVIA, from the coding sequence ATGACGAGATTTGAACAAATTATCTCAGCTATTGATACCCACACAGCAGGAGAACCAACACGAATTATCATGAGTGGTTTGCCGCCAATTCCAGGATCAACAATGGCAGCAAAGAAGCATTACATGAAACAACATTTAGACCACATTCGCACTCTCCTGATGCAGGAACCTAGAGGACATAAAGATATGTTTGGGGCGATTATCACTCCACCAACAACTAATCGAGGACAATATGGCGTTATCTTTATGGATAATGCAGGTTATGTCGATATGTGTGGGAGTGGAATCATTGGCATCACTACAGCCCTAATTGAGATGGGGATGATTCCCAAGACCGAACCAGAAACAATGATTATTTTTGATACGCCCGCAGGCTTAGTTGAAAGTCATGCTAGGGTTGAAGAAAACCAAGTGTATGAGGTTTCTGTCGCTAACGTTTCTTCATTTTTATATGCCAAAGACATAGAACTTACTCTTCCTGATTTAGGGAAAATTACCATTGATGTATCCTTTGGAGGAAACTTTTTTGCTATTATCCAAGCAAAGGCTTTAGGCGTTTCACTTCAGCCTGACAATATTTCCAAACTGCTCCAATTGGGAATGATGGTGAAAAGGGCAGTCAATGATCAATTGAAGGTGCAGCATCCCATAGAACAACATATTAATACAGTAGAAATCACAGCTATTTATGAGCAACCTGAACCTTTTAGACCCTACTCTAAAAATGTAGTGATTTTTGGCAATGGTCAAATGGATCGCTCGCCATGTGGTACTGGTACTTCAGCTATTATGGCTACACTATATGGCAGGGGTAAACTCCAATTGGGTGTCGAATTTACTAGCGAGAGCATCATCGGTAGTAACTTCAAAGGCAAAGTAATTAAGGAAGTTCAAGTGGGTGAGTTCGCCGCAGTAGATCCCATCGTTACTGGAGAAGCATTTATCACAGGAATTCAACAGTTTGTAGTAGATCCAAATGATGCGATGAAATATGGGTTTGTTATTGCTTAA
- a CDS encoding alkene reductase yields MDNTLQLLTPIQLGTYTLPNRLVMAPLTRCRAAAGNIPYELHATYYAQRATAGLIISEATQVCPQGQGYPATPGIHSAEQIAGWKKVTQAVHDKGGRIFLQLWHVGRISHPDFQPNGELPVAPSAITPTGEVGTYEGMKPYVAPRALELEEIPSVIDQYRQGAKNALEAGFDGVEVHGANGYLIDQFLQDCTNHRTDAYGGSVENRSRFLMEVMEAVIEVWGGDRVGLRLSPSGSFNDMGDSDPKTLFSYVVQELNKFNLAYLHLIEPRLNASQDTLEHLSSDLTAGFFRPLFNSKIIAAGGLNREIGEQIISKGEADLIAYGRIYISNPDLVKRFALNASLNPYDRSTFYGGTEQGYTDYPFLAEA; encoded by the coding sequence ATGGATAACACACTGCAATTATTAACCCCTATACAACTCGGTACTTACACCTTACCGAATCGTCTGGTAATGGCTCCTTTAACCCGCTGTCGTGCTGCGGCTGGCAACATTCCCTACGAACTCCATGCCACCTACTATGCACAACGAGCAACCGCTGGACTGATTATTTCCGAAGCAACCCAAGTCTGTCCCCAAGGACAAGGTTATCCCGCTACCCCCGGCATCCATTCCGCTGAACAGATTGCTGGCTGGAAAAAAGTTACCCAAGCGGTTCACGACAAAGGTGGTCGCATTTTTCTGCAACTCTGGCACGTTGGGCGCATTTCCCATCCTGATTTCCAGCCAAATGGTGAATTACCCGTTGCCCCTAGCGCGATTACCCCAACAGGAGAAGTCGGAACCTACGAAGGCATGAAACCCTACGTCGCGCCCCGCGCCCTTGAACTTGAAGAAATCCCCAGCGTGATTGACCAATATCGTCAAGGTGCGAAAAATGCCCTCGAAGCAGGCTTTGACGGCGTTGAAGTACATGGCGCAAATGGTTATCTGATTGATCAATTTTTGCAAGACTGCACCAACCACCGCACCGATGCCTATGGCGGCTCAGTAGAAAATCGCTCACGCTTTTTGATGGAAGTTATGGAAGCCGTGATTGAAGTCTGGGGTGGCGATCGCGTTGGTTTGCGATTATCTCCTTCCGGCAGTTTTAACGATATGGGCGACTCAGACCCCAAGACCCTCTTCAGCTATGTTGTGCAGGAACTCAACAAATTTAACTTAGCCTACCTACACCTCATCGAACCCCGGCTCAATGCGAGCCAAGATACCCTAGAACATCTCAGTAGCGACCTCACCGCTGGTTTTTTCCGTCCCCTGTTTAACAGTAAAATTATTGCCGCTGGCGGATTAAACCGTGAAATTGGCGAACAAATCATCTCCAAGGGCGAAGCTGATCTAATTGCCTATGGTCGCATCTATATTTCCAATCCTGACCTGGTGAAACGTTTTGCCCTGAATGCGTCGTTAAATCCCTACGATCGCAGTACCTTTTACGGCGGCACAGAACAGGGCTACACTGACTATCCCTTTTTAGCAGAAGCGTAA
- a CDS encoding RRXRR domain-containing protein — MRVPVISVDNTPLMPTKPSRARRWIKDGKAIGKFDKLGIFYVQLLAESSNTETQEIVLGLDPGKLFSGIAVQSKKFTLQMLHLVLPFKTVKDRMDQRSMMRRNRRGRRINRKLSFNKRNHRQARFDNRRGSKLPPSIRANKDLEYRVISLLLQLYPIKTIVIEEVEARGNKGFSPVMVGQRYQIVRLSQLTNVVLKKGWETSNLRKHLGLHKEKSDKSLQIPETHAVDAVTLACSEFVKYQTWEGAKNHGASWVGGVDVTESQFTIVRRPPISRRQLHLMAFSKGGNRRKYGGSTTRHGFRKGDFVEATQGSKTFFGWVSGDTEKQVSVSDAHWKRLGQCSVKKVKLIRRSTGLITTAVKTARVAAGERCRTIPLSTLCD; from the coding sequence ATGCGAGTACCCGTAATTTCAGTAGACAATACGCCATTAATGCCAACTAAACCTAGTCGAGCAAGACGATGGATCAAAGATGGTAAAGCAATCGGCAAATTCGATAAACTTGGCATTTTCTATGTCCAGTTATTAGCCGAATCAAGTAATACCGAAACGCAAGAAATAGTTCTTGGTTTAGATCCTGGTAAACTCTTTTCAGGTATAGCGGTTCAGTCCAAAAAGTTCACCTTGCAAATGTTGCATTTAGTTTTGCCTTTCAAAACGGTCAAAGACCGAATGGATCAACGATCAATGATGCGGCGTAATAGGCGAGGAAGGCGAATTAATAGAAAGCTATCATTCAACAAACGCAATCATCGTCAAGCAAGATTTGATAATCGTCGTGGCTCAAAGTTACCTCCAAGTATTAGAGCAAACAAAGACTTGGAATATCGGGTAATTAGTTTACTCCTTCAACTTTACCCAATAAAAACAATTGTTATTGAAGAAGTAGAAGCGCGAGGTAACAAAGGCTTTAGTCCTGTTATGGTTGGGCAGAGATACCAAATTGTCCGACTATCACAACTTACAAATGTTGTTTTAAAGAAGGGTTGGGAAACATCAAACCTTCGTAAACATCTGGGATTGCATAAAGAAAAATCCGATAAATCTTTGCAAATACCAGAAACGCACGCTGTTGACGCGGTGACATTAGCTTGCTCTGAATTTGTTAAATACCAAACTTGGGAAGGAGCTAAAAATCATGGTGCATCTTGGGTAGGAGGTGTAGATGTTACAGAGTCTCAATTCACTATTGTGCGTCGTCCTCCAATTAGCCGTAGACAATTACATTTGATGGCTTTTAGTAAAGGTGGTAATCGTCGGAAATATGGTGGATCTACAACCCGTCATGGATTTAGAAAAGGTGATTTTGTGGAAGCCACTCAAGGAAGTAAAACATTCTTTGGTTGGGTTAGCGGAGACACTGAAAAACAAGTTTCAGTTAGTGATGCTCATTGGAAAAGACTCGGGCAATGTTCCGTTAAGAAAGTTAAGTTGATACGAAGATCAACAGGATTAATTACCACTGCGGTTAAAACCGCCCGTGTCGCGGCTGGTGAGCGATGTCGAACCATCCCTCTCAGCACGCTTTGTGACTGA
- a CDS encoding type II toxin-antitoxin system Phd/YefM family antitoxin: protein MLNKETTYSQARLNLATILDQVCDQREIVVIKRRNEKNVALIAEDELSSLLECVYLLRSPENAKRLFRSLEWAETTIETPQTLAELKEELGIE, encoded by the coding sequence ATGTTAAACAAAGAAACCACTTACTCTCAAGCAAGGTTGAATTTAGCAACTATCTTAGATCAGGTGTGTGATCAACGGGAAATTGTAGTAATTAAACGTCGTAATGAGAAAAATGTGGCGTTAATTGCAGAAGATGAACTTTCCAGTTTATTAGAGTGTGTTTATTTATTAAGATCACCTGAAAATGCTAAACGTTTATTTCGGTCTTTAGAATGGGCTGAAACAACAATAGAAACTCCTCAAACATTGGCTGAATTAAAAGAGGAGTTAGGAATTGAGTAG